Part of the Tissierellales bacterium genome is shown below.
TAATAAATCACAATATATGTATTCGCTGTTGCTGCTGTCAAGAGATATGTCCAGTAGGAGCTTTAGCCCTAAAAGATTCAACTATCGGCAAGTTATTTTCAAAATAAATCAAAAACCCGCTAAGTCTGAAAATACTTAACGGGTTTTTTTTAGATAAATTGTATCTGTTTAGCTGTAGGCTCTAACGTTCTACCAGCCATGGGAATTTTTTTGCTTATATAGTCTTTATACATCTCAAGTTGCTCTTCATCTATACATTTAGTTTCGCTCAAATAGCTATTTTTCTTAAGTCTGAGTACTTGAATTCCCTTAGTGCTTTTAGTAACTTTTTCTGATATGATTTCTGTTGACACTGCTAGTAAGTTATTTTCGTCATTCTTTGGATAATGTCTCTTAAGCAATAAATATTTTGGTTTGTCTATAAAGAATATCCCTTTTAGAACAGATTCATCTGCATAGGCCTTTATCAATTTTTTTCTATTATTCTTAGTTTGATAACTAGTTAATGGCACTTTTGCAACCTTTCCGTTTTCAAAAACGAATAGCATATGACCTTTGTAATCATTTGTAGCCACCGCATGTACGATTTCCTCTCCTTCTTCCAACTCACCTAGATTTGGTATATAGCTTCCTAAAACACTAGCTTTATGGTCCTCTAAATCATGGATTTTGAATTTATAGAGATTATTTTTATTTGAAAACAGCAGTAGTTCATCTGTATTTTGAGCATCGAATTCACACATTATATTGTCATCTTCTTTTAGTTTATGCTCATCATTACCTCTAAGTGATTTGTGCGAAATCTTTTTCAAGTAATTATGTTCTGTAACAAAAATTCTTACTTCATAATTTTCTATAAAGTGCTCTTCTTTATATTCTACGACCTCTTCTTCGTACAATAAATCAGTTTTCCTATCAACTGCGTAATTTTTCTTTATTCTCTTCAAATCTTTCTTTATTTCATTTTTGATTTTTTTATCGCTCTCTCTAAGTTTTGATAATTTTTCAATTTTTTCTTCTAAATCACCAATTTCCTTAGTTTTTCCAAGTATATATTCTCTATTTAAGTGTCTTAACTTAATATCTGCAACAAAATTCGCTTGTAAATCATCTATATCAAAATTACTCATTAAATTAGGAACTACCATAGAGTCCTCTTCTGTTTCTCTTATTATCTTTATGGTCTTGTCTATATCTAACAACACTTTTTCAAGACCTTTGAGTAAATGCAATTTATCAGTCATTTTTTCAATATCGTAACTCAATTGTCTTTTGATGCATTCTGTTCTAAATTTTACCCATTCTCTAATTATGTCTCGAACACCTAGCACTTTCGGTCTACCATCAATGAGCAAGTTAAAATTACAAGAAAATGTATCTTCAAGAGGTGTCATCTTGTACAATTTCATCATCAATTTCTTGTAATCTACTCCACGTTTTAAGTCTATAGCAATTTTTAGTCCTTTAAGATCTGTTTCATCTCTCAAGTCTGATATTTCTTTTATTTTATTTATTTTTATTAAAGCTATAATTTTCTCTATTATGCTCTCAACATTTGTAGTATACGGTATTTCGTATATTTCTATACAATTATTCGCTCTATCATAGTTGTATTTTGCTCGAAGTTTGACGCTTCCATTTCCATTTTCATAGATTTTCTTCATCTCTCTTTGATTGTAAATCAAATAGCCACCAGTTGTAAAATCAGGAGCTTTGATGAGTTCTGTAATATCTGCACCTTCATCATCTATAATAGCCGAAGTTGCGTCGCAAACCTCACCTAGATTGAAACTAGCTATATTACTGGCCATACCAACAGCTATTCCTTTATTAGCACTTACTAGTATATTAGGATACGTTGTCGGCAACAGCTCCGGTTCCTTTAGCTGCCCATCGTAATTGTCCACAAAATTTACCACATTTTTTTCTATATCTTTAAATATTTCTTCACATATAGGCGCTAATTTTACTTCTGTGTATCTCGAAGCTGCATATGCCATATCGCGCGATGTGTGCTTTCCAAAATTCCCCTTTGAATCTATAAATGGATGAAGTAATGCATCGTGCCCTCTAGTCAATCTCACCAATGTAGCATATATCGCCTGATCTCCATGTGGATTAAGTTTCATTGTTTGACCTACAACATTTGCTGATTTCGTTTTTTGAGCTGTAAGTAATTTCATTTTGTACATCGAATAAAGTAGTTTTCTATGTGATGGT
Proteins encoded:
- a CDS encoding DNA topoisomerase (ATP-hydrolyzing) subunit A; translation: MSAKNIIKQNITETLETNYMPYAMSVIVSRAIPEIDGFKPSHRKLLYSMYKMKLLTAQKTKSANVVGQTMKLNPHGDQAIYATLVRLTRGHDALLHPFIDSKGNFGKHTSRDMAYAASRYTEVKLAPICEEIFKDIEKNVVNFVDNYDGQLKEPELLPTTYPNILVSANKGIAVGMASNIASFNLGEVCDATSAIIDDEGADITELIKAPDFTTGGYLIYNQREMKKIYENGNGSVKLRAKYNYDRANNCIEIYEIPYTTNVESIIEKIIALIKINKIKEISDLRDETDLKGLKIAIDLKRGVDYKKLMMKLYKMTPLEDTFSCNFNLLIDGRPKVLGVRDIIREWVKFRTECIKRQLSYDIEKMTDKLHLLKGLEKVLLDIDKTIKIIRETEEDSMVVPNLMSNFDIDDLQANFVADIKLRHLNREYILGKTKEIGDLEEKIEKLSKLRESDKKIKNEIKKDLKRIKKNYAVDRKTDLLYEEEVVEYKEEHFIENYEVRIFVTEHNYLKKISHKSLRGNDEHKLKEDDNIMCEFDAQNTDELLLFSNKNNLYKFKIHDLEDHKASVLGSYIPNLGELEEGEEIVHAVATNDYKGHMLFVFENGKVAKVPLTSYQTKNNRKKLIKAYADESVLKGIFFIDKPKYLLLKRHYPKNDENNLLAVSTEIISEKVTKSTKGIQVLRLKKNSYLSETKCIDEEQLEMYKDYISKKIPMAGRTLEPTAKQIQFI